A single genomic interval of bacterium harbors:
- a CDS encoding toll/interleukin-1 receptor domain-containing protein produces the protein MAFFTKSYLSSIRKSMGMTKLASLEKSLEDELRSPRSSYDIFLSHSRGDSAQVIALKEELENRYDFSTYVDWIEDPFSRINGRNISKENAKMLRDRMAKCKSLVYVHSVNSETSKWMPWETGYFDSLKNRVAILPILKDNGSFRGQEYLGLYPYITYEKGDNGSIYLWVNNSPSEYIEFNRWLKGKEPYKHQ, from the coding sequence ATGGCGTTTTTTACGAAAAGTTATTTAAGTTCAATAAGAAAAAGCATGGGAATGACTAAGCTTGCGAGTTTAGAAAAATCATTAGAAGATGAATTACGCTCGCCACGGAGTAGTTATGATATTTTTCTAAGTCATTCGCGGGGTGATTCTGCGCAAGTTATCGCACTTAAAGAAGAACTTGAAAATAGATACGATTTTTCAACTTACGTTGATTGGATTGAAGACCCCTTTTCGCGAATCAACGGAAGAAATATTTCAAAAGAAAACGCAAAGATGCTTCGTGATAGGATGGCTAAGTGCAAAAGCCTTGTTTACGTTCACTCGGTCAATTCTGAGACATCAAAATGGATGCCGTGGGAAACTGGCTATTTCGATTCTTTAAAAAACCGTGTAGCTATTTTGCCTATTTTAAAGGATAATGGATCATTCAGAGGACAGGAATATCTTGGCCTTTATCCATATATAACTTACGAGAAAGGGGATAATGGTAGCATTTATTTATGGGTCAACAATTCACCTTCTGAATACATCGAATTCAACAGGTGGTTAAAAGGAAAAGAACCTTATAAACATCAGTAG